A part of Setaria viridis chromosome 8, Setaria_viridis_v4.0, whole genome shotgun sequence genomic DNA contains:
- the LOC117866188 gene encoding disease resistance protein Pik-2 produces MEVVTRALPSVITKLGDLLVGEYKLQKGVKGEIRFLQAELESMKGALEEVSNTPADQLHIQDKIWAKDLRELSYDIEDNIDTFMVRGEGNEQAKLRGIKKFIDRSVGLFRKAKVRHGIANEIRGIKSRVEEVAKRHDRYKLSNSNVAKHVPIDPRLLYQYDKVTELVGIEEARDEIIRILMEGNEVSKQQDKIISIVGFGGLGKTTLADVVYKKLRAQFECAAFVSVSQTPDLKELLKRMFCQLVGRECNKSSDVARELREFLENKRYFVVIDDIWKLSDFKMIKCALPGNNVGSKIITTTRDLNIAEQAGSVYKLQPISPNNSRKLFFRRIFGNDDKDNNEEEERCPNNELAEVSDKILKKCAGVPLAIITMASLLACKARDKMEWYEVYNSVGTGLENNLDVENMRKILSFSYYELPCHLRACLLYLSIFPEDYKIEKDRLVRMWIGEGFIKCEKVGKSLFELGESYFNELINRSMIQPIHDSLDDMISSYRVHDMVLDLICSLSSEENFVTVLSNMGGTSPSNTIRRLSIQNGQESHVMAQATFSMKHARSFVVFLAADSIVLPLDCCRVLRVLDLEDCDLSQADSSLKCLGNIHHLRYLGLRGTAISQLPEEIGNLQFLQTLDVRDNEIFRLPSSVVKLRKLMFLYIDEYRTRVPNGIGNLTCLEELSWLHIDDSTRNIVEELGQLTELRTLHIVLDEWNDKLLECICKLQKMQELIIMVDSSQRIIGGLDAWVGPRHLRVLSTQHSCWFSTLPAWVNPLLLPNLTRLCINVRELHQADLEILGRLPALRVLKLKVDNKDLGILTGFVVGAGAFPCLLSCGFCQFVWPVVFQHGAMPRLRNLRFRLFYLREARGIAWNDGSLDLSLGNLPSLQDVKAYLRCDGADKEEAEQAKAALTHEAEMHPNHPRHYIYIRGVPAPDWYSFPPFF; encoded by the exons ATGGAGGTGGTGACACGGGCACTGCCGAGCGTCATCACCAAGCTTGGTGACCTGCTCGTCGGTGAGTACAAGCTGCAGAAGGGGGTGAAGGGAGAGATCAGGTTCCTCCAAGCTGAGCTCGAGAGCATGAAGGGTGCTCTTGAGGAAGTCTCCAACACCCCGGCTGACCAGCTTCACATTCAGGACAAGATTTGGGCCAAGGATTTGAGAGAGTTATCCTACGATATAGAGGACAATATTGACACATTCATGGTCCGTGGAGAGGGCAATGAGCAGGCCAAGCTGCGTGGCATCAAGAAGTTCATTGATAGAAGTGTTGGTTTGTTCAGAAAGGCCAAGGTTCGCCATGGCATTGCTAATGAAATCAGAGGCATCAAGAGCCGTGTTGAAGAGGTGGCCAAGCGGCATGATCGGTACAAGTTATCAAACAGTAATGTGGCTAAGCATGTCCCAATCGACCCTCGATTACTTTATCAGTACGATAAGGTGACTGAGCTCGTTGGCATTGAGGAGGCAAGAGATGAGATAATTCGGATTCTGATGGAAGGCAATGAAGTGTCCAAGCAGCAAGACAAGATAATTTCCATTGTTGGGTTTGGAGGTCTGGGAAAGACAACTCTTGCTGATGTGGTGTATAAAAAGCTTAGAGCACAATTTGAGTGTGCAGCTTTTGTTTCGGTATCTCAGACACCTGACCTGAAAGAATTACTCAAGCGCATGTTCTGTCAACTTGTCGGGAGGGAATGTAACAAGAGCAGCGATGTTGCCAGAGAGCTCAGAGAATTCCTCGAGAATAAGAG GTACTTCGTTGTTATTGATGACATATGGAAACTCTCAGACTTCAAAATGATTAAATGTGCTTTGCCTGGTAATAATGTTGGAAGCAAAATAATCACAACTACTCGTGATCTCAATATTGCTGAACAAGCTGGCTCTGTTTACAAGTTGCAGCCCATTTCTCCAAACAACTCTCGGAAACTATTTTTTAGAAGAATATTTGGTAATGACGACAAAGACAacaacgaagaagaagaaaggtgtCCTAACAATGAGTTGGCTGAAGTATCTGATAAAATACTGAAGAAATGTGCTGGTGTGCCCTTAGCTATTATTACAATGGCTAGTTTGTTAGCTTGCAAAGCAAGAGATAAAATGGAGTGGTATGAGGTCTACAATTCTGTTGGTACTGGTCTGGAAAACAATCTAGATGTGGAGAATATGAGAAAGATTTTGTCATTTAGCTATTATGAGCTACCATGCCATTTAAGggcttgcttgttatatttgAGCATTTTTCCTGAAGATTATAAAATTGAGAAGGATCGTTTGGTAAGGATGTGGATAGGTGAAGGTTTTATCAAATGTGAAAAAGTAGGGAAGAGCCTATTTGAACTCGGAGAGAGTTACTTCAATGAGCTTATAAACAGAAGCATGATCCAACCAATACATGATAGTTTAGATGATATGATATCAAGCTATCGTGTACATGATATGGTGCTTGATCTTATCTGCTCCTTGTCAAGTGAAGAAAACTTTGTTACTGTACTAAGTAATATGGGAGGCACATCTCCATCAAATACGATTCGGAGGTTGTCCATTCAAAATGGCCAGGAAAGTCATGTGATGGCTCAAGCTACTTTCAGCATGAAACATGCAAGGTCATTTGTTGTCTTTCTAGCTGCTGATTCTATAGTGCTGCCTCTTGACTGCTGCCGAGTCCTACGTGTTCTGGATTTAGAGGATTGCGACCTTTCACAAGCTGATAGCAGCCTTAAGTGCCTTGGGAATATACATCACTTGAGGTACTTGGGACTTCGTGGGACAGCTATTTCTCAGCTCCCAGAAGAAATAGGGAACCTGCAGTTTCTACAGACATTGGATGTAAGGGACAACGAAATTTTCAGGTTGCCTTCGAGTGTTGTCAAGCTAAGAAAGTTGATGTTCCTATATATTGACGAGTACCGTACAAGAGTTCCAAACGGAATTGGAAACCTGACATGCCTTGAAGAGCTGTCATGGTTACACATTGATGACTCCACCAGAAATATTGTAGAAGAGTTGGGCCAGCTAACTGAATTGAGGACGCTGCATATTGTATTGGACGAGTGGAATGACAAGCTGTTGGAGTGCATATGCAAGCTACAAAAGATGCAGGAACTAATTATCATGGTCGATTCTAGTCAACGCATCATCGGCGGATTGGATGCTTGGGTCGGCCCTCGACATCTTCGTGTATTGAGTACACAACACAGCTGTTGGTTTTCAACACTACCGGCTTGGGTGAATCCATTGCTTCTTCCGAACCTCACCCGGCTATGCATCAACGTGAGGGAGCTACATCAGGCCGATCTCGAAATCCTCGGGAGGTTGCCAGCTCTCCGCGTTCTAAAACTGAAGGTGGACAACAAGGACCTCGGTATCCTCACGGGATTCGTTGTTGGTGCTGGTGCGTTCCCGTGCCTTCTAAGCTGTGGCTTCTGTCAATTTGTGTGGCCAGTGGTATTTCAGCATGGAGCAATGCCAAGGCTTAGAAATCTTAGGTTCAGGCTGTTTTATCTGCGGGAGGCAAGAGGAATTGCCTGGAATGACGGTAGTCTCGACTTGAGCCTGGGGAACCTGCCATCGCTGCAGGATGTTAAGGCTTACCTGCGATGTGATGGTGCTGACAAGGAGGAGGCAGAGCAAGCCAAGGCTGCGCTGACGCATGAAGCTGAAATGCATCCCAATCATCCCCGTCATTATATCTATATTAGAGGTGTGCCAGCTCCTGATTGGTATTCCTTTCCCCCTTTCTTCTAA